A region of Takifugu rubripes chromosome 6, fTakRub1.2, whole genome shotgun sequence DNA encodes the following proteins:
- the skor2 gene encoding SKI family transcriptional corepressor 1 homolog-B isoform X1 — MEKTHLQSSNDIMMSSATGPYQREQLTPPRPVHSSSSSSSSPPSSSPLKPNQVGQVILYGVPIVSLVIDERERLCLAQISNTLLKNYSYNEIHNRRVALGITCVQCTPVQLEILRRAGAMPISSRRCGMITKREAERLCKSFLGENAPPKLPDNFAFDVTHECAWGCRGNFIPARYNSSRAKCIKCSFCNMYFSPNKFIFHSHRTPDAKYTQPDAANFNSWRRHLKLSDKVPADELVYAWEDVKAMFNGGSRKRALPSSGHCSSINAMKALPGSVVPHMMGPDLVAQKRARYEDEDDLDGGALSPRKPSRSYPVIPVPSKGFGMLQKFPPTSIFPAPYPFPAFGLCQQKKDEADVSGVQKGAGLSGLLWPGRKDAFYPPFCMFWPPRAAGGIPVPGYLQPQPSALSSLADSPSLRQAFLDLSDPAETGAAASGGAGAAMAAMAPGPGTAAPRSGLFDADCTAPDLRPVTSEGWLKLLDAPALQSRKPSYGSAFRPVVKDAESIAKLHGGGDGAAADEDFLLSTSDQQRLSPSSSCSYGSESGGDGEADGAEGEEDGEVDVESSKLEDEEEEAGFAGRASLYPSALTPPEERGKERGSSSRFPPASSDLTRQASPSLPTTPPAGLPLSCSTPPHREDPPHKNGHKNRDEGLPAYVPKDKGSVPDDTREQSTFFLPDTQTSASDYWRETSGDPIRGAASPVPLKKDVENMEKVCLGSPAEELQKVLLEQIDFRRRLEQEFHALKGTSPFPVFHNFQDQMKRELAYREEMVQQLQMIPYANIIRKEKISSHLNK; from the exons atggagaagaCGCATCTGCAGAGTTCTAATGACATCATGATGAGCAGCGCCACCGGTCCGTACCAGCGGGAGCAGCTGACGCCGCCCCGGCCCGTCcactcctcgtcctcgtcctcgtcctcgccgccctcctcttcccccctcaAACCCAACCAGGTGGGCCAGGTCATCCTGTACGGCGTCCCCATCGTGTCGCTGGTCATcgacgagagagagagactctgtCTGGCCCAGATCTCAAACACGCTCCTCAAAAACTACAGCTACAACGAGATCCACAACCGGCGCGTGGCGCTGGGCATCACCTGCGTGCAGTGCACGCCGGTGCAGCTGGAGATCCTGCGCAGGGCGGGCGCCATGCCCATATCCTCCCGCCGCTGCGGGATGATCACCAAGCGAGAGGCCGAGCGCCTCTGCAAGTCCTTCCTCGGGGAAAACGCGCCGCCCAAACTGCCCGACAACTTTGCCTTCGACGTCACGCACGAGTGCGCCTGGGGTTGCCGTGGTAACTTCATCCCGGCGCGCTACAACAGCTCCCGAGCCAAATGCATCAAGTGCTCTTTCTGCAACATGTATTTCTCCCCAAACAAGTTCATCTTCCACTCGCACCGCACCCCCGATGCCAAGTACACCCAACCAGACGCCGCCAACTTCAACTCCTGGCGACGGCACCTGAAGCTGAGCGATAAAGTCCCCGCTGACGAGCTGGTCTACGCCTGGGAGGACGTCAAGGCCATGTTCAACGGAGGCAGCCGGAAGAGAGCGCTGCCCTCCTCGGGCCACTGCTCCTCCATCAACGCCATGAAGGCTCTTCCAGGCTCGGTGGTGCCTCACATGATGGGACCCGACCTCGTCGCCCAGAAACGAGCTCGctacgaggacgaggacgaccTGGACGGGGGCGCTCTGTCCCCGCGCAAGCCGTCCCGCAGCTATCCCGTCATCCCCGTCCCCAGCAAAGGCTTCGGCATGCTGCAGAAGttccctcccacctccatcTTCCCCGCCCCGTACCCGTTTCCTGCGTTCGGACTTTGCCAGCAGAAGAAAGACGAGGCGGACGTTTCGGGCGTGCAGAAGGGAGCGGGGTTGTCCGGCCTTCTCTGGCCCGGCCGGAAAGACGCGTTCTACCCGCCCTTCTGCATGTTCTGGCCCCCGCGAGCAGCGGGAGGGATTCCCGTCCCCGGTTACCTGCAGCCCCAGCCCAGCGCCCTCTCCTCCCTGGCAGACAGCCCCTCCCTCAGACAGGCCTTCCTGGACCTCTCCGACCCGGCCGAGACCGGCGCTGCCGCCAGCGGAGGAGCCGGCGCCGCCATGGCCGCCATGGCCCCCGGCCCCGGGACGGCTGCTCCCAGGTCGGGACTGTTTGACGCCGACTGCACCGCCCCTGACCTCCGACCCGTAACGTCGGAGGGTTGGCTCAAGCTGCTGGACGCTCCCGCCCTCCAGAGTCGGAAGCCCAGCTACGGCTCGGCCTTCCGCCCCGTGGTGAAGGACGCGGAGAGCATCGCCAAGCTGCACGGTGGCGGCGACGGAGCGGCGGCAGACGAGGACTTCCTGCTCTCCACCTCCGACCAGCAGCGGCTCtcacccagcagcagctgcagctacgGCAGCGAGAGCGGCGGCGACGGGGAGGCGGACGGAgccgagggggaggaggacggcgaGGTGGACGTGGAGTCGTCCAagctggaggacgaggaagaggaggccggCTTCGCTGGCCGAGCATCGCTGTATCCCTCCGCCCTGACTCCCCccgaggagagaggaaaggagagagggagcagcagcaggttccctCCCGCCTCCTCCGACCTCACCCGTCAGgcctcccccagcctccccaccacgccccctgctgggctgccTCTGTCCTGCTCCACGCCGCCGCACCGGGAGGACCCGCCTCACAAAAAC GGTCACAAAAACCGAGACGAAGGTCTTCCAGCGTACGTCCCCAAGGACAAGGGCAGCGTCCCCG atGACACCAGGGAGCAGAGCACTTTCTTCCTCCCAGACACTCAAACATCAGCGTCTGATTATTGGAGAGAAACTTCAG GGGATCCGATCCGAGGCGCGGCCTCTCCGGTTCCTCTGAAGAAGGatgtggagaacatggagaaag TCTGTCTTGGTTCTCctgcagaggagctccagaaggTTCTGCTGGAGCAGATCGACTTCCGGAGGCGGCTGGAGCAGGAGTTCCACGCTCTGAAGGGAACCTCGCCGTTTCCTGTCTTCC ACAATTTCCAAGACCAGATGAAGCGAGAGCTGGCGTACAGGGAGGAGATggttcagcagctccagatg ATTCCCTATGCAAACATCATCCGGAAGGAGAAGATCAGCTCCCATCTGAACAAGTAG
- the ier3ip1 gene encoding immediate early response 3-interacting protein 1, protein MAFTLYSLIQTAILCTNAVAVLHEERFLSKIGWGVDQGVGGFGDDPGVKAQILHLIRSVRTVMRVPLIIVNSASIVLLLVFG, encoded by the exons ATGGCGTTCACCCTCTACTCCCTCATCCAGACCGCGATTCTCTGCACGAACGCGGTCGCCGTGTTACACGAAGAGCGATTTCTGAGTAAAA TCGGTTGGGGGGTGGATCAAGGAGTCGGGGGCTTCGGAGATGATCCAGGAGTCAAAGCCCAGATTCTCCATCTCATCCGCTCGGTTCGGACCGTCATGAGAG TTCCATTGATAATTGTGAACTCGGCCTCTATCGTCCTGCTGTTGGTGTTTGGATGA
- the skor2 gene encoding SKI family transcriptional corepressor 1 homolog-B isoform X2, with product MEKTHLQSSNDIMMSSATGPYQREQLTPPRPVHSSSSSSSSPPSSSPLKPNQVGQVILYGVPIVSLVIDERERLCLAQISNTLLKNYSYNEIHNRRVALGITCVQCTPVQLEILRRAGAMPISSRRCGMITKREAERLCKSFLGENAPPKLPDNFAFDVTHECAWGCRGNFIPARYNSSRAKCIKCSFCNMYFSPNKFIFHSHRTPDAKYTQPDAANFNSWRRHLKLSDKVPADELVYAWEDVKAMFNGGSRKRALPSSGHCSSINAMKALPGSVVPHMMGPDLVAQKRARYEDEDDLDGGALSPRKPSRSYPVIPVPSKGFGMLQKFPPTSIFPAPYPFPAFGLCQQKKDEADVSGVQKGAGLSGLLWPGRKDAFYPPFCMFWPPRAAGGIPVPGYLQPQPSALSSLADSPSLRQAFLDLSDPAETGAAASGGAGAAMAAMAPGPGTAAPRSGLFDADCTAPDLRPVTSEGWLKLLDAPALQSRKPSYGSAFRPVVKDAESIAKLHGGGDGAAADEDFLLSTSDQQRLSPSSSCSYGSESGGDGEADGAEGEEDGEVDVESSKLEDEEEEAGFAGRASLYPSALTPPEERGKERGSSSRFPPASSDLTRQASPSLPTTPPAGLPLSCSTPPHREDPPHKNGHKNRDEGLPAYVPKDKGSVPDDTREQSTFFLPDTQTSASDYWRETSGDPIRGAASPVPLKKDVENMEKEELQKVLLEQIDFRRRLEQEFHALKGTSPFPVFHNFQDQMKRELAYREEMVQQLQMIPYANIIRKEKISSHLNK from the exons atggagaagaCGCATCTGCAGAGTTCTAATGACATCATGATGAGCAGCGCCACCGGTCCGTACCAGCGGGAGCAGCTGACGCCGCCCCGGCCCGTCcactcctcgtcctcgtcctcgtcctcgccgccctcctcttcccccctcaAACCCAACCAGGTGGGCCAGGTCATCCTGTACGGCGTCCCCATCGTGTCGCTGGTCATcgacgagagagagagactctgtCTGGCCCAGATCTCAAACACGCTCCTCAAAAACTACAGCTACAACGAGATCCACAACCGGCGCGTGGCGCTGGGCATCACCTGCGTGCAGTGCACGCCGGTGCAGCTGGAGATCCTGCGCAGGGCGGGCGCCATGCCCATATCCTCCCGCCGCTGCGGGATGATCACCAAGCGAGAGGCCGAGCGCCTCTGCAAGTCCTTCCTCGGGGAAAACGCGCCGCCCAAACTGCCCGACAACTTTGCCTTCGACGTCACGCACGAGTGCGCCTGGGGTTGCCGTGGTAACTTCATCCCGGCGCGCTACAACAGCTCCCGAGCCAAATGCATCAAGTGCTCTTTCTGCAACATGTATTTCTCCCCAAACAAGTTCATCTTCCACTCGCACCGCACCCCCGATGCCAAGTACACCCAACCAGACGCCGCCAACTTCAACTCCTGGCGACGGCACCTGAAGCTGAGCGATAAAGTCCCCGCTGACGAGCTGGTCTACGCCTGGGAGGACGTCAAGGCCATGTTCAACGGAGGCAGCCGGAAGAGAGCGCTGCCCTCCTCGGGCCACTGCTCCTCCATCAACGCCATGAAGGCTCTTCCAGGCTCGGTGGTGCCTCACATGATGGGACCCGACCTCGTCGCCCAGAAACGAGCTCGctacgaggacgaggacgaccTGGACGGGGGCGCTCTGTCCCCGCGCAAGCCGTCCCGCAGCTATCCCGTCATCCCCGTCCCCAGCAAAGGCTTCGGCATGCTGCAGAAGttccctcccacctccatcTTCCCCGCCCCGTACCCGTTTCCTGCGTTCGGACTTTGCCAGCAGAAGAAAGACGAGGCGGACGTTTCGGGCGTGCAGAAGGGAGCGGGGTTGTCCGGCCTTCTCTGGCCCGGCCGGAAAGACGCGTTCTACCCGCCCTTCTGCATGTTCTGGCCCCCGCGAGCAGCGGGAGGGATTCCCGTCCCCGGTTACCTGCAGCCCCAGCCCAGCGCCCTCTCCTCCCTGGCAGACAGCCCCTCCCTCAGACAGGCCTTCCTGGACCTCTCCGACCCGGCCGAGACCGGCGCTGCCGCCAGCGGAGGAGCCGGCGCCGCCATGGCCGCCATGGCCCCCGGCCCCGGGACGGCTGCTCCCAGGTCGGGACTGTTTGACGCCGACTGCACCGCCCCTGACCTCCGACCCGTAACGTCGGAGGGTTGGCTCAAGCTGCTGGACGCTCCCGCCCTCCAGAGTCGGAAGCCCAGCTACGGCTCGGCCTTCCGCCCCGTGGTGAAGGACGCGGAGAGCATCGCCAAGCTGCACGGTGGCGGCGACGGAGCGGCGGCAGACGAGGACTTCCTGCTCTCCACCTCCGACCAGCAGCGGCTCtcacccagcagcagctgcagctacgGCAGCGAGAGCGGCGGCGACGGGGAGGCGGACGGAgccgagggggaggaggacggcgaGGTGGACGTGGAGTCGTCCAagctggaggacgaggaagaggaggccggCTTCGCTGGCCGAGCATCGCTGTATCCCTCCGCCCTGACTCCCCccgaggagagaggaaaggagagagggagcagcagcaggttccctCCCGCCTCCTCCGACCTCACCCGTCAGgcctcccccagcctccccaccacgccccctgctgggctgccTCTGTCCTGCTCCACGCCGCCGCACCGGGAGGACCCGCCTCACAAAAAC GGTCACAAAAACCGAGACGAAGGTCTTCCAGCGTACGTCCCCAAGGACAAGGGCAGCGTCCCCG atGACACCAGGGAGCAGAGCACTTTCTTCCTCCCAGACACTCAAACATCAGCGTCTGATTATTGGAGAGAAACTTCAG GGGATCCGATCCGAGGCGCGGCCTCTCCGGTTCCTCTGAAGAAGGatgtggagaacatggagaaag aggagctccagaaggTTCTGCTGGAGCAGATCGACTTCCGGAGGCGGCTGGAGCAGGAGTTCCACGCTCTGAAGGGAACCTCGCCGTTTCCTGTCTTCC ACAATTTCCAAGACCAGATGAAGCGAGAGCTGGCGTACAGGGAGGAGATggttcagcagctccagatg ATTCCCTATGCAAACATCATCCGGAAGGAGAAGATCAGCTCCCATCTGAACAAGTAG